The Bradyrhizobium sp. CCBAU 051011 DNA segment CGGCGAGCGGCTTTTCGCCTTCCTCGATATAGCGCGTGATGTTTTCCAGCATCACGATGGCGTCGTCGACCACGAAGCCGACCGCAATCGTGAGCGCCATCAGCGAGAGGTTGTCGAGCGTATAGCCGAACACCCACATCAACGCGCAGGCGCCGAGCAGCGCCAGCGGCACCGTGACCGTCGGGATCACCGTGGCCCAGAAGCTGCGCAGGAAGATGAAGATCACCATCACGACCAGCGCAATGGTCAGGAGCAGGGTGAACTGTACGTCCTCCACCGCGGCGCGGATGGTCTGGGTGCGGTCGCTGATCACCTCGATCTTGATCGCCGGCGGAATGGCTGCCACCAGCCGCGGCAGCGTCGCCTTGATCTTGTCGACGGTCTCGATGACGTTGGCGCCGGGCTGCTTGAAAATCACCAGGAACACGCCGCGCTTGCCGTTGGCCCAGGCCGCCTGTTTGGCGTCTTCCGGCCCGGTGACGGCCTGGCCGATATCGCGGATCCGCAACGGCCCGCCGTTGCGGTAGGCAATGATGACGTCGTTCCAGTCCTTCGAGTCTGGCAATTGGTCGTTGGCGTAGATGGTGTAGGCGCGATGCTCGCCGTCGATATTGCCCTTGGGGCTGTCGACGGTCGTGATCGCGATCTGGCTGCGCACGTCCTCCAGCGAGAGGCCCTTGGCGACGAGTTTGGCCGGGTCGATCTGGATGCGGATCGCCGGTTTCTGCTGGCCGCCGATGATGACCTGGGCAACACCCGAGATCTGGCTGATCTGCTGCGCAAGCTGGGCGTCGACGGCATCGCTCACGGTCGTCAGCGGCAGCGTGTCCGAGGTCGCGGACAAGAGCAGGATCGGCGAGTCGGCCGGGTTGACCTTGCGATAGGTCGGCGGCGAGGGGAGGCTCTTCGGCAACTGGCCGCTGGCGGCGTTGATTGCGGCCTGCACGTCGTTGGCGGCTGCGTCGATCGGGCGGTTCAGATCGAACTGGATCGTGATCGCCGCCGTGCCGAGATAGCTGGTCGAGGTCATCTGCGCGACGCCGGGAATCTGCGCGAGCTGACGTTCCAGCGGCTGCGCCACGGATGACGCCATGGTTTCCGGGCTGCCGCCGGGTAGCGACGCGGAAACCTGAATGGTCGGAAAATCGACCTGCGGCAGCGGCGCAACCGGCAGCAGCGGATAGGCCACCAGGCCGATGAACATGATGCCAGCCATCATCAGCGAGGTGCCGATGGGATAGCGAATGAAGGGCGCGGAGATTCCCTCGCTCATTCGCCGGGAACCTTCGCCTGATCCGAACTGGCGACTGCCGTCGTCACCAGCGTGCCCGGCTGAACCTTGAACTGGCCCGCCGCGATTACCTGCTCGCCGGGCGAAAGCCCGTCATCGACCACGGAGCGGCCGTCGATCGAGCGCATCACCTTGATCTTACGGAGTTCGGCCTTGTTCTCCTTGTTGACCAGATAGGCGTAAAGACCATCGGGTCCATGCTGAACGGCGTCGTCGGGAATCACGGTGGCGTCCTTCAGCGTCGCAATGAGCAGCCGGGTCGAGACCGACTGGCCCGGCCACAGCGCGTGATCCTTGTTGTCGAACACGGCCTTGAGCCGGACGGTTCCGCTCGACGTGTCGACCTGGTTGTTGATGAGCGCGAGCGTGCCGGTGGAGAGCACGCGTTTGCCGTCGGTGGAGAGCGCGATCGTCTTGGGAGGGGAAGCCGCGAGCGCGGCCTTGATATCCGGCAACTGGTCTTCCGGCGCGGTGAAGATCACGGCGATCGGCTCGATCTGGGCGATGGTCACGATGCCGGTCTGCGTCGCGGCATTGACGATGTTGCCGACGTCGACCTGACGCAGCCCGACGACGCCGGAGATCGGGGCCTTGACGGTGGCGTAATCGAGCTGGGTCTGCGCGGTCTCGATCATCGCTGCATCAGCTTGGATCTGCGCGGTGAGCTGCGCGACCGTGGAGCGCTGCGTGTCGGTCTGTTGCCGGGTCGCGAATTCGCCGAGCTTGGTATAGCGCTGCAGGTCGAGGCTGGCGTTGGCGAGGTTGGCTTCGTCCTGCGCCTTCTTGGCCTTGGCCTGATCGAGCGCAGACTGGAAAGGCCGCGGATCGATCTCGACCAGCGTGTCGCCTTCCCGAACGACCTGTCCTTCCTGAAAAGCGATCCGGTTGATCTGGCCGTCAACGCGAGTGCGGACGACGACGGTGTTGAATCCCTGCACGGTGCCGAGACCGGTCAGATAGACCGGAAAATCGGCCTTTTCGACCGTGGCAATCCGCACCGGAACGGCGGCACGGGCGGGCGCGGCCTTCTGCGCTTCAGCTTGCGCCGGATGGTCTCCACTCTGGAATCGCTGCCAGCCGAGGTAGCCCAGCGCGGCGATCGCTACGATCAGCAAAGCCCAACGGATGGTGCGCGACCTCGACATGATTCATCGATTTCCGGAAGTTCCCCAAGTCCTCCGATATAACGTTCGCGCGTTCGCCCTGTACAAACACTAAGGCTTGAGAATCCTAAACAATAGGAAAGGTTGGCCGCCGCGGTGGGCGGCTCGCTGCGTCGCGTACTTCGGCGTGAGTTGCGCACAGGGATGACGTCCGGATTCTGATTGTGGGACTGATTGCGCGTGTTGCAATCGCCCCATCCCCTGCGCTTCCTCACCGGCCCTCAAAGCTGTCGTGAGGGCATCAGCATTGCCGCCATGGATCGACGGTCGGCGAACCGTTCCGCTGATGAAACCACCGGCACGGTTTGGTTGGTGAAAGCTGGACGAACAATCAGCGCCTGACTTTCCAGGATTTCCCGGCGGTCTTTAGAATGCTTGTAAGGGAGGTTAACAGGAACCGGAACGCAAAACTGTTGGTCACCAAACCTGACAAACGAGCTCGGCTACGATGTGCTCTGACCGGAGCGCGACGCCATTCGTGTTCCTGGCGCCTGGACGAAGCGTGAGCATGGTGCTCTCGGGCACGGTTCTAGACAAATTCTAAGGGGCAGTTGGAATGCTGGTCCGCATCGCCAACGTACCGAGCGACTGATGTGGTGGACTTCCGCCGCATCATGGTCGCGGCCGTGTGGAAGATGGCCGCTCCACCGCAGGCGCGGAGCGCCTACGCGCGGCCGTCGAGGGCTAACGACGCCGATCGCCAGTCCAGAATTCATCTCGGCGGCGACCCCGGCTGCATTTCGTCCCGCCGCTGTTTAACCGCTACGCGGCCTCAGACGGCCACCAATTCGGCCTTCATGTCGACAACGCGGTGAGGGGAGATCGCCTCACGGGATTGCAGATCCGGACCCACCTTTCAGTGACGCAGTGCCCGTCGGAACCGGACGAATACGACGGTAGCGAAGTGATAGTGGAGGACCTCTATGACTTACATGAAATCAAGCTCGGGGCCTGGGGCCTCATGCATTATCCTGCGTCTAGGTCGCATCTGGTTACGCCGGTCGCACGAGGTATGCATGTAGCGTCTTTTTTCTGGCTGCAGAGCATGGTACGGGATGGCCACGCCCGCAGCCTCGTCTTCGATCTCGATATCGCGATCCAGGCCCTGGTAGAGCGGCTCGGGCGAGACGACCCTGAAACGGTCAAATTGACCAATCGCAACCTGATCCGCTACTGGGCCGAAGAATGAACAAGATGACTCTTTCTCGCGTGACGACATTGGTGATGATCTCGGCGCTGGCGATGCTGTCGCTGGCGGTGCCGTCGTCCGCCCAGCAGGGCATGGCCCCTCCTGTAGCGCCAACGGCCCAGCAGGCGCCCGCCGTATCGCAATCGCAGCCTCCGGCCGCGCTGCCCCAGGCAGCGGCTCCGCAGGCCGCGCCTTCGGACGCGGCTGCGACGCCGGCCGAGCGCGAGGGTAAATTGCTGAAGGCGGCGGCCGCGGAGCTCAAGGAATTGTCGCCTTGGTCGATGTTCAAGTCGGCCGACGTGGTGGTCAAGGCGGTCATGATCGGCCTTGCCTTTGCTTCGCTGGTGACCTGGACCATCTTCATCGCCAAGATGCTTGAGCTGACCGTGGTTCAGCGCAAGGTGCGCTCGGCGCTGGCCAAGATCGCGGACGCGCGGTCGCTGGCGGAAGCGCAATTCGCGCTCGGCGCCAGGGGCAGCGTGCTGGCGTCCTTCCTTGCGGCAGCAATGCGCGAGGCGCGGCTGTCGGCGGGCATATCGAGCGATGCCGGCATCAAGGAGCGCGCCGCATCGAGCTTTGCCGAAATCGTGCGCGCCGAAGCGCGGCGTATCAGGCTCGGCATGGGCCTTCTGGCAACCATCGGCGCGACATCGCCCTTCGTCGGCCTGTTCGGCACCGTCTGGGGCATCATGAACAGCTTCATCGGTATTTCGAAATCGCAGACCACGAACCTCGCCGTGGTGGCGCCCGGCATCGCCGAGGCGCTGCTCGCGACCGCCATCGGATTGGTTGCTGCAATCCCCGCCGTTATCATCTACAATCACTTTTCTCGCGTGACCAAAGGCTACATGGAGTTGGTCAGCCGCGCATCGGGCGCTGCGGCGCGGCTGTTGTCGCGCGATCTTGACCGCACCCATGTCAGTTCGCATTCCCGTACGGCGGCGGAGTAGGCGATGGGCGCCTCAATCGCAGAACATGACCACGATGACGACAGCGATTTTGCGGAATCGCATGAGATCAATGTCACGCCCTTTATCGACGTCATTCTCGTTCTCCTGATCATCTTCATGGTCGCGGCGCCGCTGTCCACCGTCGACCTGCCGATCGATCTGCCGACATCGACCGCAACTCCGCAGAAGAAGCCGGACAAGCCGACTTATGTCAGCATTAAGCCGGACCTCTCGATTGCGATCGGGGAGGATTTGGTCAAGCGGATCGATCTGGTGCGCTCGTTAGATGCGATGCCGGACAGCAAGGATCGTCATATCTTCATTCGCGCCGATCGCGCGGTACCCTACGGGGAGTTGATGGTCGTGTTGGAGATACTGCGCTCCGGCGGCTACTCGAAAATCAAACTGGTGGCGCTGGAAGGCGTTCCTGATGCGGCGGCGGCGCAGGCAGCGCCGGCAGCGCCTTGATCGGCCTTGACGAACATAAGCCATCCCGGCGGCTCTGGATTTTTGCCGCCGTGACGGCACTTGCGCTTCATGCCGGGGGAGCGGCGCTGGCCATCGCGCATTTGCAAGCTGAAGTAGACGCCGACGATGCCGTAGGTGCGTCGGCGATCGAGGTTGGAGTTGAACTTGCATCGGCCAACCGTGAAGACATCAACCTGCCTCCCGGTCCGGATACCGAGGCTGCCGTAGCATCGCCGCAACTCGCCGAACAAGAGGCCGAGGTTAAGGACACCGAACTGCCGCAGGACAAGCCGACCGACGTCGATGATGCGGACCGCGCGGTGACACCGAACAAATCGGAAAAGCCGAAGGAGGAGGATACGAAGCTTGCAGCGGTGCAGACGCAAGCTTCGCCGGAATCAGCGGCGCAAGAGGCAATGGCAACGCCTAACCTTGACGGGCGTCGTGAAGACACGGCCAAGGCGCCGAAATTGGGCATCGGCAAGAGCGTCGAGCTCGCGAAAGTGGCGTGGGAAAAGAAGGTTGTTGCTCATTTCAAGAAGTTCCTGATGTTTCCGGACGGCGCAAAGGTGAAAGGCGCGGCGTTGAAGCTCGAGCTTGAGTTTGACCGCACGGGTCACGTTCTTTCAGTTAGCGTCGCCGAAGGTTCTGGTCTGAGCGCTTATGACGAAGCTGCTCTGAAAATGGTCCGACGGGCGGATCCTGTACCGAAGCCGCCGCCGTTGGTCGCAGATCTAGGGTTGACTCGCACTTTGCCTGTCACGTTCAAGGACGCAAAATAAGTCGATAGTTCTGCTTTGCCAGTGATGTCGGGCATGATCGCCGACGAAGGTCTGACCTTCACCCCGCCGGTGATCTTCCGTGTCAAGAACAAGAGATGACGCCGCGCATTCTCTCCATCGTGCTAGATCGGATAATGCTGCGGTCCGGTCTCGATCGTGATCCAGCGCAATTCCGTGAATTCGGCGATGCCGGCCTTGCCGCCGAAGCGGCCGTAGCCTGACGCCTTGACGCCGCCGAACGGCATCTGCGCCTCGTCATGAACGGTCGGACCGTTGACATGGCAGATGCCGGAGTCGATCCGCTTGGCGACCTCGAATGCGCGGGCGATGTCGCGGCCGAACACGGCGGCCGACAGGCCATACTCGGTGTCGTTGGCGACGCGAACGGCTTCGTCCACGCCGTTGACGCGCACGACAGAGACCACCGGACCGAACGACTCCTCGCCATAGATGCGCATCGACGAGTTGACGCCGTCGATCACGGTCGCCGACATCAGCGTGCCCTCGCTGCGTCCGCCGGCAACGACCTTGGCGCCCTTGCTGACGGCGTCGTTGATCAAGGCCTGGATGCGGGCCGCCGCATCGGTGCCGATCAGCGATCCCAGCGGCGCATTGCCCTTGCGCGGATCGGCCGCGACCAGCGATCCGGCTTTCGCCGCGAGCCTGGTCACGAATGCGTCGGCGATCTTCTCGTCGACGACGAGGCGCTCCGTCGACATGCAGATCTGGCCCTGGTTCATGAAGGCGCCGAAGGCTGCGGCGGCTACCGCTGCGTCGATATCGGCATCGTCGAGCACGATCATCGGCGCCTTGCCGCCGAGTTCGAGTAGCGCCGGCTTCAGATACTTCGCCGCCACCTGCGCGATGATGCGGCCGACGCGGGTCGAGCCGGTGAAATTGACGCGGCGCACGGCGGGATGGCCGATCAGCATTTCGATCAGGGCAGGGGCATCTTCCGGCGCGTTGGTGATGACGTTGAGCACGCCCGGCGGCAGGCCGGCGTCGCGCAGGCATTCGGCGATCAGCCGGTGGGTGCCCGGGCAGATCTCGGAGGCCTTCAGCACCACGGTGTTGCCGCAGGCCAGCGGCAGCGCAATGGCGCGCACGCCGAGAATGACCGGTGCGTTCCACGGCGCCATGCTCAGCACCACGCCCGCCGGCTGGCGCACGGCCATGGCGATGCAGCCCGGCTTGTCCGAGGGAATGACCTCGCCCGCAATCTGCGTGGTCATGGCGGCGGCTTCGCGCAACATGCCGGCGGCAAGGTGGACGTTGAAGCCGGCCCAGCCCGCGGTCGCGCCGGTTTCTGCTGCCATCAGCTCGATGAACTGCGGCGCCTTCGACGCCAGCAGATCGGCAGCCTTCAGCAGGATCGCGCGCCTTGCGTTCGGGCCGGTGGCGGACCATGCGGGGAAAGCGGCCGCGGCGGTGTCGGCCGCGCGCTTCGCATCCGCGATCTGGGCTGCCGCAGCGCGGCTTGCGACATCACCCGTGACGGGGTTGAGCCGATCGAACGTCGCGCCGTTTGACGCCGGGACATCCTTGCTCTCGAGCAGCAGCGTGATTTCGTGCATGACATTCTCCTTCGGGCGGTGGCGTTACGATGACGGTGTGGCGGTGGCCGGCGGCACGCCGCCGAGATAGGCCCGCTGGACGGCGGGATCGGACTTCAGATGATCGGCGCTGCCGTGGCCGACGATGATGCCGTTTTCGAGCACATAGCCGCGGTCGGCGATCCGCAAGCTTTCCTGCGCGTTCTGCTCGACGAGCAGCAATCCGACGCCGGCCTCGCGTACCCGCAGCAGGGTGGCGAACAATTCCTGCACCATGGCAGGCGAGAGACCGAGCGACGGCTCGTCGAGCAGCAGAATATCCGGATTGGACATCAGGGCGCGGCCGATCGCGAGCATCTGCTGCTCGCCGCCGCTCATGGTGCGCGCGATCTGGGCGGCGCGTTCGCGCAGGCGCGGAAACAGCGAAAACACCTGCTCGCGCCGCGCCGCTTCGCCCTCGCGAGCGCGCTTTGGATTGGCGCCGAGCAGGAGGTTTTCCTTCACCGTCAGATCGCCGAAGATGCCGCGGCCCTCGGGCACCAGCGCCAGTCCGCTTTCGACGATGTCGTGCGGGGGAAGCACGGATATGTTACGGCCGCCGAGGCTCACCTGCTTGCCGGGCAGCGTACGCACAACGCCTGCGATGGCTTTCAGGAGCGAGGTTTTGCCGGCGCCATTGGCGCCGAGGATCGTGACGATCTCGCCGCTGTTGACATGGAGCGCGACGCCGTCGAGCGCGCGGTGCAGGCCATAGGCGAGGCTGAGATTTTTGACCTCAAGCATCCGCAGCCACTCCGCCGAGGTAGGCCTTGACGACCGCGGCATCGCTCAACACGTCCGCGGTGGCACCCTCGGCAATCTTGCGTCCGCTGCTCATGACGATGCAGCGGTCGCACAGGGCGCGCACCGCAGCCATCACATGCTCGACCAGCACGATGGTGATCCCTTCCGCCTTCAACGACCGGATCAGATCGATGCCGATTGCCAGCTCGGAGGGATTGAGGCCGGCGAGCCATTCGTCTAGCAGCAGCAATCGCGGCTTCGCGGCGAGGGCGCGCGCGAGTTCCAGGCGCTTGCGGTCGATATAGGTGAGGTCGGCCGCGGGCCGCCGGCCGTGCCCGGCAAGGCCGACGCGATCGAGCAGCGTATCGATCCGAAGCTCGGCTTCGGCGGCGGGCAGATGGGGTCTCTGGAACGCCAGCCCTGCCTTGATGTTCTCGTGGCAGTCCATGCCATCGAGCACGCGGACGAGCTGGAATGTCCGGGCAAGGCCAAGCCGCGCGATCCGGTACGACGCAAGGCCCGCGATGTTCTGGCCCATCAGGCGGATGGTGCCGGCATCGGGACGCAACACGCCCGATATCAGATTGAGCGCTGTCGTCTTGCCCGACCCGTTGGGACCGAGCAGGCCCATGATCTCGCCTTGTCCGACCGAAAAGCCGAGATCGTTCACCGCGACCAGCCCGCCGAACGCGCGCCGCAGGCCGTCGATTTCGAGCACGGTCGTTTGGGTGCCCTGGCTCATGCGGCTACCCGTTGCGTGGTTTTGCCGGCAGACGTCGTCGACAGCTTCTCGAACAATCCGGCCACGCCCCGCGGCAGCATGTAGACGATCAACAGGAAGATGCAGCCGAGGATGATCGTGAACGTGTTGGGAAAGCGCGCGCTCAACAGTTCGAACAGCAGCGTCAGCGGCACGGCGCCGAGCACCGGCCCCCACAGCCGGTGCGCGCCGCCGAGCAGCGCCATGATCAGCACCTGAAACGAGATCATCGAATTGAAGGCGATCGACGGCTCGATATAGGTCCAGCGCGGCGCCATGATCGCGCCGACCAGCGTCATGACCGTGGCGCTGATCGTGAACAGGGCGACTTTTGCGAAGGTGGTATTGATCCCGCAATGCTTTGCGACGGTCTCGTCCTCGCCGATCACGCGCAGCGCAAAGCCTAAGCGCGAGCGCGCGATCAGCCAGCCCAGCAGGAACACCGCGGCGGTCAGCACCAGCAACTGCCAGTAAATATCGGCCTGGGTGATGTTGACGAAGACATAGCGTCCGAGCACGCGCGACTTGTTGACCTCGAACCAGACCACGAGCTGGCGGATCAGCTCGGTGAGACCAAAGGTAAAGATGACGAAGTAGACGCCGCTCAGGCGCAGCGTCGACAGCCCGACGATGGCGGCGACAATGGCGCCGAGCGCCGCGGCGGTCAGCAGCACCAGCGGCCAGGGCAGGATTTCGCCGAGCACCGCGACGGTATAAGCCCCGACGCCAAAGAAGGCGGTCGTGGCCAGCGAGACATAGCGGGTGGGCCCTGAGAACATACCCCAGGCCGTCGCCAGCACGGTGTATTGCAGCAGGCTGATGGCAAGCGCGAGATAGTAGGCGTTGCCGAGACGGGGGACGAAGGCCAGCAGCGCGATTGCTGCCAGCGAAAGGAAGCCGAAGCCAGCGATACGCGCGCTCATCGCGTCGCCCTGCCAAACAGGCCGGCCGGCTTCACCAGCAGCACGGCGAGAAACAGCGCGAAATTCACCGCAAGCGTAAGCCCGGGATCGACATAGGAGGCAACCAGCGCCTCGCTGAGGCCAAGCGCCAGCCCCGCGATCAGGCAGCCCAGCATGTTGCCGACGCCGCCCATCACCACGACGATCAACGCTTTCATGGTGAAGACCACGCCGGATGATGCGCTGAAGGTGAGGAATGTGCTGACCAGCACGCCGGCCGCGGCGACCAGCGCGCCGCCGAGCGCAAAGGTCAGGGCGGACGCCTGCGGCACATTGATGGCGACAAGCTGGGCCGCGAAGGGATCGACGGCAACCGCGCGTATCGCCGTGCCGGCGCGGGTGCGTGTCAGCGCGGCATAGAGCGCGAGCCCAAGCACGATGGTGATGCCAAGCGCGGTGAGGCGGTTGGCGGCGACCGTCTCACCGAGAAACTGCACCGGGAAGGCCAGGAACGAATAGCTGTAATAGGCTCCGCCGAACAGTGCCAGCATCGAGCCCTGAATGACGAAGGTGAGCCCGAAGGTAGCGAGAATGCTGTCGACCTCGAGCGCGTCGCGGTTCGGCGCGCGGCGCACCAGCGGGGTCAGCAGTATCTTGTAGATCGCAAAATTGAGCACGAAGGCGAGGGGAACGACCAGCGCCAGTCCGACAAAGGGACTGACGGCCCAGCCCGTGAACAGCCAGTGCGATGCAAAGGCGGCGGCGATCAGGAACTCGCCGTAGGATAGGTTCATGATGCGCGCAACGCCGTACTGGAGCGTGAGCCCCATGGCGATGAGCGCATACATGCCGCCCAGCATCAGGCCGGTCAGAATGGCGTTGGTCATGGCTTGGCCGGCCGCCTCGCTGTCTTGAACGTTACGGCGCCACCCACGCCGGCTTCGGCACGATCGCTTTGCGCGCGCCTTCGTTGCCGGCCGGCGCGATGCCGTAGAACTCGCCATCCTGCCACTGGCCGACCCACCAGTAGCGCGTCGGCATGTTGTTCTCGAGCTTGACCTTGCCGATCACGGTGTCGAATGAGCCGGTCTGCAGATCCTTGATGACAGCGGCGCGGTCGACCTTGCCGACGCGTTCGATCGCCTGCTGCAGCATCTGCAGGCTCGCATAAGTCACCGCGCTCGCCCAGCGGTCCGGCTCGGCGCCGTTGGCGGCGGAGGCCTTGTGGCGAGCGAGGTAGTCCTTGATCGCCGGACTGTCGCCGCTCCAGCCGCCGATGCCCATCACGCCTTCGGTGTTCTTGCCGAACTTTTGCTTGTAGAGCGGGAAGGCGGTGCCGACGCCGGTATAGAACACTTTTGGATTGAGGCCTGCGATGCGCGATTGCTCGGTCAGCGCCAGCGTATCCGGCGGGTAGCTGAAGGCGATGAAGACATCGGGATTGAGCGCCTTGATCTCGTTGACGATCGGCGCCAGGTCTTGCGTGCCGATCGGATAGGTCTTGTCGTAGGCGAGTTTGAACTTCGCATTGGTGAGCGCCGGCCGCGCCGCCCCGGACAGATCGATGCCAAAACCGTCGGCGATGCTGACCATCGCCACCGTGTCGCCGATCTTCTTTTCGTCACGCAATTTGTTCAAGAGTTCGACCAGCGATTTGGCGGCATCCGCTGACGTGCCGAGCAGCCAGAAACTGTTGGGCCAGCGCTTGGCGAGTTCCGGCGCGCGATCGGTCACGGCGGTTGCGGCGAGGTGCGGATAACCTTCGCGGTTCAGCGTCGGTCCAACAGCCAGATTAAGGCCGGTGCCCCAGGGCGGCAGAATGAAATCGACCTTGTCCTGGTTGATCAACCGCTCGAGCGCGCGCACGGCCTCTTCGGCGTTGGAGCGGTCGTCATATTGCACCACCTCGATCGGGACGCGCTTGTCGCCGAGCTTGATACCACCGGCGGCATTCACTTCCTTCACCCACAATTCGTAGTTGGGAATGGTGGTGACGGCGGCGCCGCCGGTATTGGGGCCGGTGCGCGAGATCGCGTAGCCGATCTTGATCGAGGTTTGCGCTTCGGCGATGGCGGCGAGGCCGATGGTGGCGGCGCAAGTTGCGGCCGCCAGCAAGGCGGCACGGCGCGTCAAAAATGTCGTCATGTTCTCCTCCCGGGTGATGCGACCGGCGCCATTGAACTGGCGCTCATGATCGTCCTGACGTTAGGGGACGTTCCGGGAGGCTTGGAATTGGACGAAGCCGGGGAAAGATTGTACTTTTCTGGCAAACGCCCCGGTTCACTGGCGGCGGATTGTCTCAGGAGGCGGGGGCATGTCGGTATCACCAGGACTGAATGGACTGCCGGTCGGCATCGCACTGGCGGTGCGTGCGGAGGCATTTTCGGCGGCGCTGGCGGCCAGATCTTGGGTGATCCGCCAGAGGTCCGAGCGGCGGGCGCATCTGTTGCTGCTGCAATCGGATTGTGGCCGTGCATCCTGGCACGGGACCAGTGTTGCGATGGAAGCGCCGACGCTGCTTTGGCTGCCAGGCAGCACCGATGCGACGATCGAAGTGGGTCCCGGCGCGGACGGCTTCCTGCTATCGGTCGACGACGATTTCCTGATCAAGATTATTGCCGGCACGGCCGAGGCGCTGCATCTGCGCAGGACCACCGAGCGCGTCGCGCTGATATCAGGCGAAGCGCTTCCGCCCTCTCTGGATACGGTCGCCGAATCGTGCCGGGCCATCGTGGCTGAGCTGCGTGCGCCCGGCTTTGGCGGCGCGACACTGATCTCTTCGCATCTGCTTCTGCTATGCCTGCAGCTCTGGCGGCTCAGCGCCTCGCATGACGAGCGTCACGAGGTTGCGGCGCGCGGCGGCGGTCCGGCGCTGGTTGGCAATTTCCTGCAAATGGTCGAACTGCATTACCGCGACGGCTGGCCGGTGGCGCGCTATGCGGACGCGCTCGGCGTCACGTCCGACAAGCTGCATGCGCATTGCCAGCGCGAGAAAA contains these protein-coding regions:
- a CDS encoding branched-chain amino acid ABC transporter permease, which codes for MTNAILTGLMLGGMYALIAMGLTLQYGVARIMNLSYGEFLIAAAFASHWLFTGWAVSPFVGLALVVPLAFVLNFAIYKILLTPLVRRAPNRDALEVDSILATFGLTFVIQGSMLALFGGAYYSYSFLAFPVQFLGETVAANRLTALGITIVLGLALYAALTRTRAGTAIRAVAVDPFAAQLVAINVPQASALTFALGGALVAAAGVLVSTFLTFSASSGVVFTMKALIVVVMGGVGNMLGCLIAGLALGLSEALVASYVDPGLTLAVNFALFLAVLLVKPAGLFGRATR
- a CDS encoding amino acid ABC transporter substrate-binding protein; its protein translation is MTTFLTRRAALLAAATCAATIGLAAIAEAQTSIKIGYAISRTGPNTGGAAVTTIPNYELWVKEVNAAGGIKLGDKRVPIEVVQYDDRSNAEEAVRALERLINQDKVDFILPPWGTGLNLAVGPTLNREGYPHLAATAVTDRAPELAKRWPNSFWLLGTSADAAKSLVELLNKLRDEKKIGDTVAMVSIADGFGIDLSGAARPALTNAKFKLAYDKTYPIGTQDLAPIVNEIKALNPDVFIAFSYPPDTLALTEQSRIAGLNPKVFYTGVGTAFPLYKQKFGKNTEGVMGIGGWSGDSPAIKDYLARHKASAANGAEPDRWASAVTYASLQMLQQAIERVGKVDRAAVIKDLQTGSFDTVIGKVKLENNMPTRYWWVGQWQDGEFYGIAPAGNEGARKAIVPKPAWVAP
- a CDS encoding helix-turn-helix domain-containing protein, which produces MSVSPGLNGLPVGIALAVRAEAFSAALAARSWVIRQRSERRAHLLLLQSDCGRASWHGTSVAMEAPTLLWLPGSTDATIEVGPGADGFLLSVDDDFLIKIIAGTAEALHLRRTTERVALISGEALPPSLDTVAESCRAIVAELRAPGFGGATLISSHLLLLCLQLWRLSASHDERHEVAARGGGPALVGNFLQMVELHYRDGWPVARYADALGVTSDKLHAHCQREKSCGPRAIIHERLVREACTRLQQLDLPVEQIGYGLGFRDPAYFNRFFRKYRGASPGNYRRQIRLEHARSGPSYAAWP